The sequence below is a genomic window from Deinococcus terrestris.
GGCTGGAGCCAGACGAGCGGGCCGTGCGCGAGGACACCGAGCCGGTCCGGTTCAAGCTGGACTGACCTTACTCCCCTAACCTCTCAAAAGAGTGCCCCGGCATGGGCGGCGATCAGCAGGGCCGCGTTTGCCGGGGTGAGCTGCGCCGTATCGAGGACAATGGCGCCGGGGGGCGGGGCCAGCAGGCCGTTCTCCTCCACTATCCGGCGCACCCCCTCCGGGTCGCGCAGCTTGAGGCGGCCCACGCTGCGCTCCGGCAGGGCAGCGCGGCGGGCGAGTTCGTCGGTCGGGCAGGTCAGCCACACCGGCACGAAGGTCGCCCCCCGCCCCGCCGCCAGCGCCCGGAAGCGCTCCAGCGCCTCGGCCTCGCCGGGCTGGTCGGCCAGGTAGACCGTGAAGATGTGCGACAGCCCGCGCGGGGAGGCCGCCACCGCCTCGCGCACGACCGCCCGCACCTGCGAGGCAAAGGGCCACGCCTCCGGGGGCACGGGCCTCACCCCGTCTAGCCCGAAGGCATGAAAGACGGGATCGTTGGTGAGGTGGTTGTCGAGCAGCGGTGCCCCGGTCAGCCGCGAGAGGTGCGTGCCCACCGTGCGTTTCCCGCTGCCCGGCGGCCCGACGAGGAGATACAGGAACGAGGCCATGCCCGCCAGCCTAGCGGCCCGGCCCACTTCCAGCATCGGCCTAACGGCAACGCCCCCACCGCTGGGGTAGGGGCGTTAGGGGCGGACAGCAGAGCGCTACTCCAGCACCGCCTCGTGCACGATCTCCACGTTGCCGGTCATGATGCGGCTCAGGGGGCACATCTGGGCCGCCTGCTGCACGTGCTCCTCGAAGTCGGCGGGGTCACTGCCGCTCACCTTGCCGCGCACGACGAGGCGCATGGTGCTGATCTTGAAGCCTGCTCCGTCCTTGACCATCTCGCAGGTGGCCTCGGTCCGTAGGTCTTCGACGGTGTGCCCGTGGCCCGACAGCAGGGCCGAGAGCTGCATGGTAAAGCAGCCCGCGTGCGCGGCGGCGAGCAGTTCCTCGGGGTTGGTGCCCACGCCCTGCTCGAAGCGGGTCTTGAAGGAGTACTGGGCGTCTTGCAGGGTGCCCGACTCGGTGCTGACGGTGCCGCTGCCGCCCCGGAGGTCGCCCGTCCAGTGGGCGCTGGCCTTGCGTGCGATGTCTGCCATACCGGGCAGTGTGCGCCCGGCCCGGCGGGGCCGCACTTGAGGCAGCCTTTAGACTGCCGTATGACCACGCCGCCGCCGCACCCCTGGGAAACGGGCGCTCCCACCCAGGGCTACCACTGGCCCGCCCCGACTCCCCGCGCCGCCGTCCTGCTCACGCACGGGCTGGGCGAGTACGCCGGGCGCTATGTCGAACGCTACAACCGCCTGATTCCGCGCTTGCAAGAGGCGGGCTTTTCGGTCTACGCCTCCGACCTGCGGGGGCACGGGGCCTCCCCAGGGCGGCGGGCGGTCGTGGACGCGCGGGCGCTGGTGGAAGACCACCTGCTCGCACGGGAGGTGCTGCGGGGCCAGCCGCTCCCGATCTACGCCTTCGGGCACTCGCTGGGCGGCCTGATCACGGCGGCGAGCGTAGCCCGCGACCCACGGGGGCTGAGCGGCGTGATTCTCTCCAGCCCGGCCCTACTCGTCGGGGAGGATGAACCGCGCTGGCTGAAGGCCGCCGCGCCGCTGCTGGCCCGCGTCGCGCCGGGCGCGGCCACCACCGTGCTGGACAGCGCGGGCCTCTCCCGCGTCGCGGAGGAGGTCGAGGCCTACCGCGCCGACCCGCAGGTCTACCAGGGCAAGGTGCCCGCTCTGACTGCCGCGTCCATGCTGCGCCTCAGCGGCGAGCTGTGGGCGCACTATGACCGCTGGACACTGCCCACGCTGGTCCTGCACGGCGACGCCGACCGCATTACCGACGTGCGCGGGACCCGGCGCTTCATGGAGGCGATCCCCGCCCAGGACAAGACCCTGCACCTCGTGGAGGGCGGCCACCACGAACTCCTGAACGACGAGGGCCGCGATGAGGCGCTGGCGTGGATTCTGGGATGGCTGCGGGAGCGGACCACGTAAGGCGTTCATGTCGCCCTCACATGGGCTCATCACAGGTGGCCGCGTAACCTCCCCTCCATGCCCAAAGCCCTGCTGCCGCTGGCCCTGCTGTCCGCCGTCCTCGCCGCCTGCTCGGGAGCGCCGCAGGGCACCCCGCGAGTCCTGACCACACCGGGCGGGAGCCTAGCGGGCGAGCGGCCCCAGACGCGGCAGGCCACGCTGATCATGGAAGACGGCAGCCGCCAGACGGTGACGGGCTTCGTGCGGGACGGGATGCTGCTGCTCGAAGACGACATCATCCTTGCGGACGACGTGAGCGCCCTGTCGCTGCAGGGCACCTACGTGGTGGACACCCGTTACCGCTGGACGGGACGCACGATTCCTTACACCTTCGCCAGCAACGTGCCCCAGGCGATCCGTGACCGGGTCGCGCAGGCGGCCGCCAACATCCGTTCGACGACCAATGTGGTGGTCACCCCCCGCACGACCCAGAGCAACTACGTGCAGATCACCTACAACACCGGCACGAGCTGCGCCTCCGGCCTGGGCATGACGGGCGGGCGCCAGACCATCACGCTGGCCGACCGCTGCTCGGTGGGCACCATCGTCCACGAATTCGGGCACACCATGGGCCTCTTTCACGAGCAGACCCGCCCCGACCGCGACCAGTACGTCGCCATTCAGTGGCAGAACATTCCCGCCGACTGGCAGAGCCAGTACCAGATTCGCTCGGGCAGCCAGGGCTACGGGGCCTACGACTTCGACTCGATCATGCACTACCCCGCCTATTTCGAGGGCAAGCTGGCGATCAAGCCGCTCAACAGCAGCGTCAACCTCAACCGCATGGGGCAGCGCAACGGCTATAGTCCCACCGACGTGAGCACCATCAACGCCCTGTACCCGCGCTGAGCGGATGAAATGAGCGAGCCTGACCTCACCGGGCCAGGCTCGCTTTCAGGTCACGCGGTCAGGGCGTGACTTCGGCCAGCGGGCGCTCCACGCTCTCCCCTACCGGCTCCGGCTCGCGCTGCCCGCCGCCGTCCCGGATGTCGGGGTGAATCCCAAAGTCCTCGGCGATCAACCGGGCAGTCATCTTGGCGGACATCATCACGCTGGGGGTGCCCGCGCCGGGCTGCGCCCCGGCCCCGACGAGGTACAGGTTGCGGATGTCCTCCGAGCGGTTGTGCGGACGGAAATACGCGCTCTGAACGAGCTGCGGCTCTGGCCCGAAAGCGTTGCCCAGGTACGCGTCGAGCGTGCCCTCGAAATAGTCCGGCGTCACGAACTCGCAGTGGGTCAGGCGCGAGCGCAGGTCCGGAATGTGGCCGCGCTCCTCCAGAAAGGCGAGCACCCGGTCCACGAGTTTCGGCCCCTCGACCTCCCAGTCCAGCCCCGCGCCCTTGTGGGGGACCGGAATCAGGGTGTAGGCGGCGTGGTGGCCGGGGGGCGCCAGGGTGGGGTCGGTCAGGGTGGGGATGTGGAGGTACTGGCTGAAGTCGTCCGGCAGCGGTTTGCCGCCGAAAATCTCGCTCAGCAGTTCCTCGTAGCGCGGCCCCAGGATGATGTTGTGGTGGCGCAGGTCGAGGGGGCGGCCGTCGTCGCGGAAGCCGAAGTAGATCACCACCAGGCTCATGCTCTGGCGGGCGGCCTTCACGCGGGGGTCACGGTTGACCAGCCGGGCGCGGCGGGGCAGCCGCTTGAGGTAGGTGTTCGCCCAGTCTCCATTGCTCACCACGATGTCGGCGCGGCGTTCCTCGCCGTCCTCCAGCCGCACGCCCCGCGCCACCCGCGCCCCGATGGGTGCCCGCACCGGGCGGCCCCGGTCGTCACTGACCAGAATCTCCTCCACCCCGCGTCCGTACTCGATGCGCCCACCGAGTTCCTCGAACTTCTGGACAAAGGCCCGCACCAGCGACCCCGTCCCGCCCATCGCGTAGTGAATCCCCCACGTCTTCTCGACGAAGTGGATCATCGCGTAGATCGCGGGCACAGAGAGAGGATTGCCCCCGATCAGGAGCGTCTCGAAGGAGAAGACCTGCCGCATCTTGGGGTTCTGGAAGTACTTGGACGTGAAGGAAAAGAGGCTGCGCACCGCGTCCAGCCGCATCAGGTCGGGCACCACCCGCAGCATGGTGGGCACGTCCCCGAAGTGGGTGTACCCCAGCTCCAGAAAGCCGCGCTGAAAGATGGCCCCCGCGTCGGCGTGGAAGCGTTCGTAGCCCTCCAGGTCCTCGGGGGCAAGCTCCGCAATCTGGCGGCGGGTCGAGTCGGGGTCACCGTCGTAGTCAAAGAAGGTGCCGTCGTCGAAGAGGATGCGGTAGAAGGGCAGGATCGGGACCAGCCGCACGTACTCGCGGGTGCGCGGGCCACCGCTCTCGCCCTCGCGGACGCGCTCGCCGGTCAGGACGTGCTCGGGGTAATCGGGAAGGCCGAGTTGCCCGCCGCCTCGCTCCAGCGCGAACAGCTCCTCGATGAAATGCGGCACCGTGATCACGGTCGGCCCCATGTCGAAAACGTACCCGTCCGGCGTGCGCTTCTGGTAGGCGCGGCCGCCAGGACCGTCCATGCGTTCGAGGATGGTCGTGTCGAAGCCCAGGCTTTGCAGCCGGATGCCTAGGCTCAGGCCACCGAAGCCGGAGCCGATGATGAGGGCGGTCTTGCGGGTCTTGGCGGGGCGTGGGGAAGTGTGGGGATCAGGCATGGGGGGTCCTTGTCCGGCCCTGGCGCGGGGGTCAGAGGCCGTGGGGCAATGATCGGGGAGCCGTGGCTCGGGGGTAGGGCCTACGGCTCGAAACTCAGGCCCGCGCGGCCGCGCAGTTCCCACCACGCGCGGGGCAGCAGCATCAGCTTGCGGGTGCCGCTGACATACGCCCGGCGGCGGAAATTGTCGTAGTCGGCGCGGGCGAGGTCGTCGAGAATGCCCTCGTAGGAGTGGGCGGCCACCTGCACCGCGAGCCGGGCCGAGCCGTTCAGGCAGGGAATCCCGGCCCGGCCCTCGGCGTACATCTCGCGGGCGAGTCCGGAGAGGTGGCGCATCAGGGCGCGGTACTCGGGGGTCACCTCTCCGGCCTCCAGCGCCGCGCGGGAAACGCCGAACTCGCGCATGAGCGTGGCGGGCAGGTACACCCGTCCCCGCTCGAGGTCCTCGCCCACGTCGCGCAGGATGTTGGTGAGTTGCATCGCCTGCCCCAGCCGCAGCGCGGCGTGCAGGGTACGCTCGCCGCCCCGGTAGCCGCTGATGGGCGCGATCATGAAGCCCACCACGCCCGCGACCCGCCGGCAGTACAGCAGCAGGTCGTCCAGCGTGTGGTATTCGGCACCGCGCAGGTCCATCTGCAGGCCCTGGTGCAGTTCCCCGAAGGCCGAGAGGGGAATCGGCCAGCGGCCCGCCGCCCACGCGAGGGCCACGTCGCCGGGGTCGTGGCCCGGCTCGCCCGCGAAGGCCGCCTGCACCCGCGCCCACCAGTCGGCCAAGCCCCGCTCGGCGGCCTCGCCACGGCGTTCATCGACCACGTCGTCCCCGGTGCGGCAGGCGGCATACACGGCCCACACCGCCGCCCGCTCCTCGGGGCCGAAAAAGCGCGACCCCAGGTAAAAGGTCTTGCTGTGATGCCGCGTCACGTCCCGGCAGTGGGCGACGGCTGCCGGGGGCGGAGCCAGGTCTGGGGGGCGTTGGGTCACAATCGGCTCCTCTCCAGCCGAGTGTAGGGGCCACCGGGAGCGGGAACGTGACGGTTTCTTACAGATTTCTGCGACGTTGACCGGAGGAGCCTTTACTCGCCGCGTCCATACCGCTCGAAAACGGCCGCTCCCAGCCGCAGCCCGTGGGTCCGGACGCAACCCGGAAGCTGCCGCGCCACCCACGCCGGGTCGGGAAAGGTCAGGCCGCCCAGCGCGGGCCGCGACAGGGCGGCTTGCAGCGGTCCCCCGGTGCGGGCGAGGTACATCAGCCACAGGGTGCCGCCGGGCCGCAGCACACGCTCCAGCTCGGCCAGGAGGCGGGCGGGGTCGCGCGTCTCGTTCAGGGCGGCGCCCACGGTGACTCCGTCGAAGCTGGCGTCCGGCAGACCGCTCGCTTCCAGGTTGGTGAGGAGCCAGTCCACCCCCGGTGCTCGCACCCGCCGCCGCGCCGCCGCCAGCATCGGGGCACTGAGGTCGGCGGCAACCACCTCGCACCCGGCCTGCGTGAGCACCCCCGCATAGAAGCCGGTGCTGGTGCCCGCATCGAGCCAGCGCTGGCCGGGGCGGGGGCGGCACAGCACTGTGAACAGAGCCGCCTCGCGCTCCAGGGAGAAGGGCTGGCCGGTCAGCCACGTCAGCGACCGCGCCCGCCACGCGGCGTAGCCCCAGGCGGTGGGGTACAGGAGGTTGCTGCGCTGGGCCAGGGTCAGTGGGCGGGGGACGCCTGCGGCCGGGTTCAGGGTTTCTTTGGTGTGGCGCGGCGCGGGCATGGGGTTCATTATGCTGGTCACATTGGCCTGCTCCGGCAGGTTGAGTTCCTGGAGGACGTATGCAAGAGCAACGCAAGAGCATGGGGAGTGCCCTGGTCGACGTGTTCGACGCCGCCGTGGCCCTCGCCAAGACCGAAGTGCGGGGAATCGCCCATCAGGTTGGGCAGGTCGCCAAGGCCAAGGGTCTGGGCGTCGTCCTGCTGCTGGGCGCGACCGGGCCGCTGATTCTGGGGCTGGTGTTCCTGATTCTGGCCCTCTTCTACGGCCTGATGCGGCTGGGTCTGGGGGCCTGGGTCGCCGCACTCATCATCGCGCTGCTGAGCTTTGTCGTGATGGGCGTGCTGGTGATGATGGGCCTACGCAAGCTCAGCGCCGAGGTGCCGCGCGAGGGCGGCGACCGCTCCGATCCCGGCCGCCCCATGACCGAGGACGAGCGGCTGGAGGCCCAGTATCAGGCCGAGCAGAGCGGCAAGCTGCGCGAGGTCCAGTACCCCGCGCCCACGGGGACGCAGGCGGCGGCCCAGGTTGCCGGAACGGGCACCCGCGCCGTGGACACGGACACGGTGATTGCCACCCCGGTGGCAGGCGGCGCGGGCACGAGTGGGAGCCGGATGGGCGAGGCCAGCGTCAGCCCCAGCCGGGGGTCGTACCTGACGGGTCAGGCCACCGGGGCCCCGACGGGCAACTCGGCGCCGCACACCCGCACCTCGCCCGATACCGCCGCGAACATCGACAGCCTCGGCCCGGCCCACACCGGGACCCGTGCGAGCGCCGCGTCGGTGGCGATGGGCGCGGACGTGGAGCGCGGCACCGTGCGCCCCGGCGTCAGCACTTCCGGCTTTACGGCGGGGGGCGTCGGCGTGAACGCCAGCGATCAGGGGGCGGGCATCAAGACCACCCTCACCCGTCAGGAAGGCGTCTCTGACGGTGTGGCGCTGCGTGGCACCGACGCCGGGGAGGTGCGTCTCCCCGTGTACGAGGCCACCGAGACAGGCGAGCCGCAGGTGTACGGCAGCGGCCTGAACAAGAAGCTCGACGGCAGCGAGACCCATGACGCCGGAGCGGGCGGGCACGGCGGACACACCAAGCATGACCCCAACATCCAGCATCCCGTGGTGCTCAAGGACGCGCCGGGAATCCCGGTCAGCACCGAGCCCACCTTCCGGGACGACATGCCCAAGGAGGACCAGTGATGGACGCCTACTCCCGCAGTGAGCGTGACGAGGCCCGCGCCCGCCTGAGGGCCAGCGTGGACGCATTGACCGAACAGGCCAGCCTTCAAGTGCAGATGCAGAAAGACCCCCTCAGGATGCTGGGCGGCGCGTCGGCGGTCGGCGCCCTGGTGGGAATCGCGGTGGGGCGGCAATTCCGGCGCAGCAAGAAGATTTATGTGGACGCCACCAGCCCCGCCAAGCACCAGAAGGCCCTGATCAAGGCCCAGCACAAGCAGCAGGGCGGCAAGGGCGTGGGTGGAGCCCTCGTCGCCACCCTGACAACCCTGGCTTTCAAGGCGCTGAACGAGCGGGTACTGACGCCCAAACTCGAGGAGATCGCGGGTGGGCTGATGGAGAAGGCCGGACAGGAGCCGGGCAAGGGGAGCGGTGGGCAGGCCGCGAAGACCAGCGCCCGCCCCAGCGCGGCAGCCCCCGCAGCCTCTTCCGGCGGAGCGGCCAGTTTCCTCAAGCGTCCCGAGCCTGTGGGGACGGCAGGCACGTCCGGCAAGCCGACCTACGGCGAGCAAAGCCTCGATCAGGCGGTGGCCAGCGGCTCGCCCAGCGTGTCGGCCGCGACTGCTCCCTCCCACGTCGGTGTGCTCCCCACGCCCAAAAGCATGGTGGAAGCCAAGGCCCAGGGCACGCCCATCGCGCCCGATGAGAAGGTCAATCCCAATCTGCGCTGAGCCGCCTCTTGTCATCAGCAGCCCACCCGCGAAGGTGGGCTGCTTTGGCATAGGTCGTGATTCGGTCTGCTAGCCTGCGCCCCATGACGGCGACCCGCAGCACCCGCCAGCGCGACGTGATCGCCCGCGTGATGGACGACGCGGAAGGCCCCCTCGCGGTGGGGGACGTGCTGGCCAGGGCACAGTCCGACCTGCCAGGTCTGGGGGTCGCCACCGTCTACCGCACCCTCAAGCTGCTCACCGAGCAGGGCCGCATCCACCCGGTCACGCTCGACGGCGAGACGC
It includes:
- a CDS encoding AAA family ATPase: MASFLYLLVGPPGSGKRTVGTHLSRLTGAPLLDNHLTNDPVFHAFGLDGVRPVPPEAWPFASQVRAVVREAVAASPRGLSHIFTVYLADQPGEAEALERFRALAAGRGATFVPVWLTCPTDELARRAALPERSVGRLKLRDPEGVRRIVEENGLLAPPPGAIVLDTAQLTPANAALLIAAHAGALF
- a CDS encoding OsmC family protein — its product is MADIARKASAHWTGDLRGGSGTVSTESGTLQDAQYSFKTRFEQGVGTNPEELLAAAHAGCFTMQLSALLSGHGHTVEDLRTEATCEMVKDGAGFKISTMRLVVRGKVSGSDPADFEEHVQQAAQMCPLSRIMTGNVEIVHEAVLE
- a CDS encoding alpha/beta hydrolase, producing the protein MTTPPPHPWETGAPTQGYHWPAPTPRAAVLLTHGLGEYAGRYVERYNRLIPRLQEAGFSVYASDLRGHGASPGRRAVVDARALVEDHLLAREVLRGQPLPIYAFGHSLGGLITAASVARDPRGLSGVILSSPALLVGEDEPRWLKAAAPLLARVAPGAATTVLDSAGLSRVAEEVEAYRADPQVYQGKVPALTAASMLRLSGELWAHYDRWTLPTLVLHGDADRITDVRGTRRFMEAIPAQDKTLHLVEGGHHELLNDEGRDEALAWILGWLRERTT
- a CDS encoding M12 family metallopeptidase, which translates into the protein MPKALLPLALLSAVLAACSGAPQGTPRVLTTPGGSLAGERPQTRQATLIMEDGSRQTVTGFVRDGMLLLEDDIILADDVSALSLQGTYVVDTRYRWTGRTIPYTFASNVPQAIRDRVAQAAANIRSTTNVVVTPRTTQSNYVQITYNTGTSCASGLGMTGGRQTITLADRCSVGTIVHEFGHTMGLFHEQTRPDRDQYVAIQWQNIPADWQSQYQIRSGSQGYGAYDFDSIMHYPAYFEGKLAIKPLNSSVNLNRMGQRNGYSPTDVSTINALYPR
- the crtI gene encoding phytoene desaturase family protein produces the protein MPDPHTSPRPAKTRKTALIIGSGFGGLSLGIRLQSLGFDTTILERMDGPGGRAYQKRTPDGYVFDMGPTVITVPHFIEELFALERGGGQLGLPDYPEHVLTGERVREGESGGPRTREYVRLVPILPFYRILFDDGTFFDYDGDPDSTRRQIAELAPEDLEGYERFHADAGAIFQRGFLELGYTHFGDVPTMLRVVPDLMRLDAVRSLFSFTSKYFQNPKMRQVFSFETLLIGGNPLSVPAIYAMIHFVEKTWGIHYAMGGTGSLVRAFVQKFEELGGRIEYGRGVEEILVSDDRGRPVRAPIGARVARGVRLEDGEERRADIVVSNGDWANTYLKRLPRRARLVNRDPRVKAARQSMSLVVIYFGFRDDGRPLDLRHHNIILGPRYEELLSEIFGGKPLPDDFSQYLHIPTLTDPTLAPPGHHAAYTLIPVPHKGAGLDWEVEGPKLVDRVLAFLEERGHIPDLRSRLTHCEFVTPDYFEGTLDAYLGNAFGPEPQLVQSAYFRPHNRSEDIRNLYLVGAGAQPGAGTPSVMMSAKMTARLIAEDFGIHPDIRDGGGQREPEPVGESVERPLAEVTP
- a CDS encoding phytoene/squalene synthase family protein: MTQRPPDLAPPPAAVAHCRDVTRHHSKTFYLGSRFFGPEERAAVWAVYAACRTGDDVVDERRGEAAERGLADWWARVQAAFAGEPGHDPGDVALAWAAGRWPIPLSAFGELHQGLQMDLRGAEYHTLDDLLLYCRRVAGVVGFMIAPISGYRGGERTLHAALRLGQAMQLTNILRDVGEDLERGRVYLPATLMREFGVSRAALEAGEVTPEYRALMRHLSGLAREMYAEGRAGIPCLNGSARLAVQVAAHSYEGILDDLARADYDNFRRRAYVSGTRKLMLLPRAWWELRGRAGLSFEP
- a CDS encoding class I SAM-dependent methyltransferase yields the protein MPAPRHTKETLNPAAGVPRPLTLAQRSNLLYPTAWGYAAWRARSLTWLTGQPFSLEREAALFTVLCRPRPGQRWLDAGTSTGFYAGVLTQAGCEVVAADLSAPMLAAARRRVRAPGVDWLLTNLEASGLPDASFDGVTVGAALNETRDPARLLAELERVLRPGGTLWLMYLARTGGPLQAALSRPALGGLTFPDPAWVARQLPGCVRTHGLRLGAAVFERYGRGE
- a CDS encoding phage holin family protein is translated as MQEQRKSMGSALVDVFDAAVALAKTEVRGIAHQVGQVAKAKGLGVVLLLGATGPLILGLVFLILALFYGLMRLGLGAWVAALIIALLSFVVMGVLVMMGLRKLSAEVPREGGDRSDPGRPMTEDERLEAQYQAEQSGKLREVQYPAPTGTQAAAQVAGTGTRAVDTDTVIATPVAGGAGTSGSRMGEASVSPSRGSYLTGQATGAPTGNSAPHTRTSPDTAANIDSLGPAHTGTRASAASVAMGADVERGTVRPGVSTSGFTAGGVGVNASDQGAGIKTTLTRQEGVSDGVALRGTDAGEVRLPVYEATETGEPQVYGSGLNKKLDGSETHDAGAGGHGGHTKHDPNIQHPVVLKDAPGIPVSTEPTFRDDMPKEDQ
- a CDS encoding Fur family transcriptional regulator is translated as MTATRSTRQRDVIARVMDDAEGPLAVGDVLARAQSDLPGLGVATVYRTLKLLTEQGRIHPVTLDGETRYERAGRGHHHHFSCTRCGRVFTLHTCPVALPSGTVYPGGFIVEAHEVTLYGQCPACAQAG